A section of the Halichoerus grypus chromosome 11, mHalGry1.hap1.1, whole genome shotgun sequence genome encodes:
- the HTATIP2 gene encoding protein HTATIP2 isoform X2: MAQTEALPKLREDFRMQNKSVFILGASGETGRVLLKEILEQSLFSKVTLIGRRKLTFDEDAYKNVNQEVVDFEKLDDYASAFQGHDVGFCCLGTTRRKAGAEGFVRVDRDYVLKSAELAKAGGCKHFNLLSSKGADKSSNFLYLQVKGEVEARVEELQFDRYSVFRPGVLLCDRQESRPGEWLVRKFFGSLPESWASGHSVPVTTVVRAMLNNAVSPSGKKKELLDNKAIHDLGKADSSLTP; encoded by the exons ATGGCCCAGACTGAGGCGCTGCCGAAGCTTCGGGAAGACTTCAGGATGCAGAATAAATCTGTCTTTATTCTGGGCGCCAGCGGGGAAACCGGCAGAGTGCTCTTAAAAGAAATCTTGGAACAGagcctgttttccaaagtcaCGCTCATTGGCCGGAGAAAGCTCACCTTCGATGAGGATGCTTATAAAAATGTG AACCAAGAAGTGGTGGACTTTGAAAAGTTGGATGACTACGCTTCTGCCTTTCAAGGTCATGATGTTGGATTTTGTTGCCTGGGTACCACCAGAAGAAAAGCCGGAGCG GAAGGATTTGTTCGTGTCGATCGAGATTATGTCCTCAAGTCTGCGGAGCTGGCAAAAGCTGGAGGGTGCAAACATTTTAACTTGCTGTCCTCTAAGGGAGCTGATAAGTCAAGCAATTTTTTATATCTGCAAGTTAAG GGAGAAGTGGAAGCTAGGGTTGAAGAACTACAATTTGATCGTTACTCTGTGTTCAGGCCTGG agTTCTACTGTGTGACAGGCAAGAATCTCGCCCAGGGGAATGGTTGGTTAGGAAATTCTTTGGCTCCTTACCAGAATCTTGGGCCAGTGGGCACTCTGTGCCAGTGACAACTGTGGTTAGGGCCATGCTGAACAACGCAGTGAGCCCAAGCGGCAAGAAGAAGGAACTGCTGGATAATAAGGCCATCCATGACCTGGGGAAAGCCGACAGCTCTCTCACGCCATGA
- the HTATIP2 gene encoding protein HTATIP2 isoform X1, producing the protein MGRGDGEPPGRGDAGTAGPAALSAAVAAAAVALVAALLLLRCEDAGSGAGSSMAQTEALPKLREDFRMQNKSVFILGASGETGRVLLKEILEQSLFSKVTLIGRRKLTFDEDAYKNVNQEVVDFEKLDDYASAFQGHDVGFCCLGTTRRKAGAEGFVRVDRDYVLKSAELAKAGGCKHFNLLSSKGADKSSNFLYLQVKGEVEARVEELQFDRYSVFRPGVLLCDRQESRPGEWLVRKFFGSLPESWASGHSVPVTTVVRAMLNNAVSPSGKKKELLDNKAIHDLGKADSSLTP; encoded by the exons ATGGGGCGAGGGGACGGGGAACCGCCGGGAAGGGGTGATGCCGGGACAGCCGGGCCCGCGGCGCTGAGCGCGGCCGTGGCGGCTGCGGCGGTGGCACTGGTCGCCGCCCTGCTCCTGCTGCGCTGTGAGGACGCGGGGTCGGGGGCTGGCTCCAG CATGGCCCAGACTGAGGCGCTGCCGAAGCTTCGGGAAGACTTCAGGATGCAGAATAAATCTGTCTTTATTCTGGGCGCCAGCGGGGAAACCGGCAGAGTGCTCTTAAAAGAAATCTTGGAACAGagcctgttttccaaagtcaCGCTCATTGGCCGGAGAAAGCTCACCTTCGATGAGGATGCTTATAAAAATGTG AACCAAGAAGTGGTGGACTTTGAAAAGTTGGATGACTACGCTTCTGCCTTTCAAGGTCATGATGTTGGATTTTGTTGCCTGGGTACCACCAGAAGAAAAGCCGGAGCG GAAGGATTTGTTCGTGTCGATCGAGATTATGTCCTCAAGTCTGCGGAGCTGGCAAAAGCTGGAGGGTGCAAACATTTTAACTTGCTGTCCTCTAAGGGAGCTGATAAGTCAAGCAATTTTTTATATCTGCAAGTTAAG GGAGAAGTGGAAGCTAGGGTTGAAGAACTACAATTTGATCGTTACTCTGTGTTCAGGCCTGG agTTCTACTGTGTGACAGGCAAGAATCTCGCCCAGGGGAATGGTTGGTTAGGAAATTCTTTGGCTCCTTACCAGAATCTTGGGCCAGTGGGCACTCTGTGCCAGTGACAACTGTGGTTAGGGCCATGCTGAACAACGCAGTGAGCCCAAGCGGCAAGAAGAAGGAACTGCTGGATAATAAGGCCATCCATGACCTGGGGAAAGCCGACAGCTCTCTCACGCCATGA